From Candidatus Manganitrophus morganii, the proteins below share one genomic window:
- a CDS encoding PA2169 family four-helix-bundle protein: MEYKGAIMRDDEIVEALNDLIETDHNAIGAYNTAIDGLEDHPNIRDNFITFRGDHERHVRELSPFVRQYGGDPEKKPGGMGVLQKGWTAISKLGGADAILSAMVSNEESAVSAYEAGATKNFPPDILQYVQRGLQDERKHLAYCKAEYERLKKAA; the protein is encoded by the coding sequence ATGGAATACAAAGGCGCCATCATGCGCGATGACGAAATTGTCGAAGCGTTAAACGACCTGATCGAAACGGACCACAACGCCATCGGCGCGTACAACACGGCGATCGACGGCCTTGAAGACCATCCCAATATTCGGGACAACTTCATCACGTTCCGGGGCGACCACGAACGCCACGTTCGGGAACTCTCTCCCTTTGTCCGGCAATACGGGGGAGACCCCGAGAAAAAGCCGGGCGGGATGGGGGTTCTTCAGAAAGGCTGGACGGCCATTTCCAAACTCGGCGGGGCCGATGCGATCCTCTCGGCCATGGTCTCCAATGAGGAGTCGGCGGTCTCCGCCTATGAAGCGGGGGCAACCAAGAACTTTCCGCCCGACATTCTTCAATATGTCCAACGCGGGCTTCAGGACGAGCGCAAGCACCTGGCCTATTGCAAGGCGGAATACGAGCGGCTGAAAAAAGCAGCATAG
- a CDS encoding PEP-CTERM sorting domain-containing protein: protein MPTLSTALPLKQHSIRALAIVAAITLMFGTASPAWALSISQAYIISDWTSPTSATPAPFTVNGTAGFQLTLNSSGVATAATTLGGPLTIQATDRLYYQSHTGTVDANEVSSSQLASRVNSEIAKLDDAGFVNESSDAALNIDFRDSSSVTLRTSTQNVSVTGLVFFEDAGLDPFSLRYCYNTSCTQSDLLFNGFNSSASSTILASSSGLETDDYAPEIDQAYWFIFDQAVTGGYFRIAETTNFGGYQSELLEIDFIGLTSIAPSAQVPEPSALLLLAAGLMGLPFLRKFQKS, encoded by the coding sequence ATGCCCACCCTATCGACGGCTCTTCCGTTAAAACAACACAGCATTCGGGCGCTGGCAATCGTTGCAGCAATCACCCTGATGTTCGGCACCGCCTCGCCGGCGTGGGCCCTTTCTATTTCTCAGGCTTACATTATTTCGGACTGGACGTCGCCGACCAGCGCCACACCCGCTCCTTTTACCGTTAACGGCACCGCCGGATTCCAACTGACACTCAATAGCTCGGGAGTGGCCACAGCGGCCACCACCCTCGGCGGACCGCTCACGATCCAGGCGACCGACCGCCTCTATTATCAATCGCACACCGGCACCGTTGATGCGAACGAAGTTTCTTCCAGCCAGCTTGCTTCCCGGGTCAATAGCGAAATCGCCAAGCTCGACGACGCCGGCTTTGTCAACGAGTCGTCGGACGCCGCGCTGAATATCGATTTCAGAGACAGCTCCTCCGTCACACTGCGGACGTCGACGCAGAACGTTTCCGTGACCGGGTTGGTCTTCTTTGAGGATGCCGGATTGGATCCCTTCTCGCTCCGCTATTGCTACAACACTTCCTGTACGCAATCCGATCTCCTCTTTAACGGGTTCAATTCCTCGGCCAGCTCGACCATTCTCGCCTCTTCAAGCGGTCTTGAGACCGACGATTACGCTCCGGAGATCGATCAAGCTTACTGGTTCATTTTCGATCAGGCCGTCACGGGGGGCTATTTTAGGATTGCCGAAACGACAAACTTCGGAGGATACCAGAGCGAGCTTCTTGAGATCGATTTTATTGGATTGACGTCGATCGCGCCGTCTGCTCAGGTTCCCGAACCGAGCGCACTGCTGCTGCTCGCCGCGGGCCTGATGGGCCTTCCCTTCCTTCGGAAATTCCAAAAGAGCTAA
- a CDS encoding ABC transporter permease, protein MKQTEMQPAASSADPRPPTPGPPLFWRRFKKNRVALAGSLIVLTIFLAAIFAPVLAPHDPYEINIGKILQAPSFEHPFGTDPLGRDVLSRVIWGARISLWVGFVAVGIAILIGILVGALAGFYAGTIDAILMRLVDIMLSIPTFFLILAVIAILEPSIWNIMIVIGLTGWMGVARLVRGQFLGIKEMDYVTAARAQGARDVRLIVRHILPNALSPVYVAAVLGIAGAILTESALSFLGIGVQPPKASWGSILTAGKDNIEIAWWLSVFPGLAIFITVLGYNLLGEGLRDALDPRLKL, encoded by the coding sequence ATGAAACAAACCGAGATGCAACCAGCAGCCTCTTCCGCCGACCCCCGGCCCCCGACCCCCGGCCCCCCTCTTTTCTGGCGGCGGTTCAAGAAAAATCGGGTGGCGCTGGCGGGGAGCCTGATCGTTCTGACGATCTTCCTCGCGGCGATCTTCGCGCCGGTCTTGGCGCCGCATGATCCCTACGAAATCAATATCGGGAAGATTCTCCAGGCGCCGAGTTTCGAACATCCGTTCGGAACCGATCCGCTCGGGCGGGATGTTCTCAGCCGGGTCATCTGGGGGGCGCGGATTTCCCTCTGGGTCGGGTTTGTGGCGGTGGGGATCGCGATTTTGATCGGCATTTTGGTCGGCGCGTTGGCCGGTTTTTACGCGGGAACGATCGATGCGATTCTGATGCGGCTGGTCGACATCATGCTCTCCATCCCGACGTTTTTCCTGATCCTGGCGGTGATCGCCATCCTGGAGCCGTCGATTTGGAACATTATGATCGTGATCGGATTGACCGGATGGATGGGGGTGGCGCGTCTGGTCCGGGGGCAGTTTCTCGGGATCAAGGAGATGGATTACGTGACGGCGGCGCGGGCGCAGGGGGCGCGCGATGTTCGATTGATCGTCCGCCACATCCTTCCCAACGCCCTCTCGCCGGTTTATGTCGCCGCCGTGCTGGGGATCGCGGGGGCGATCCTCACCGAGTCGGCGCTCAGCTTCCTCGGCATCGGCGTTCAGCCGCCGAAGGCGAGCTGGGGGAGCATCCTGACGGCGGGAAAGGACAACATCGAGATCGCCTGGTGGCTCTCGGTCTTTCCCGGCCTCGCCATCTTCATCACCGTCCTCGGCTACAACCTCCTGGGCGAAGGCCTGCGCGATGCGCTCGACCCGCGGCTGAAATTGTAG
- a CDS encoding ATP-binding cassette domain-containing protein: MKVHFPIHKGLFKKVVGHVKAVDGVSLSLRSGRTIALVGESGCGKTTAGKAILQLIRPTGGKVRFGDVELTTLSGPALREKRGDCQIIFQDPYASLNPRMMVGDIIKEGIEAQHRAKSSVEAEARVDQLLEQVGLPVEAKQRYPHEFSGGQRQRICIARALAVDPKVIVCDEPTSALDVSVQAQILNLLKELQERLGLAYLFITHNLSVVEYFAHEVAVMYLGRIVEYGPVEAVLNNPQHPYTRALLSAVPQVDADKKRAILRLEGEIPSPVHPPKGCHFHPRCPEVIAVCRETYPGEIERSTRHTVRCHLYSNNGP, encoded by the coding sequence CTGAAAGTTCACTTCCCCATCCACAAAGGGCTCTTTAAGAAGGTCGTCGGTCATGTGAAGGCGGTCGATGGGGTTTCTCTGTCGCTTCGGTCCGGACGGACAATCGCGCTCGTCGGCGAGTCGGGCTGCGGGAAGACGACGGCGGGAAAGGCGATTCTTCAGCTGATCCGTCCAACCGGCGGGAAGGTCCGATTCGGCGATGTTGAGCTGACGACCCTCTCCGGCCCGGCCCTTCGGGAAAAGCGGGGCGACTGCCAGATCATCTTCCAAGACCCCTACGCCTCCCTCAATCCCCGGATGATGGTCGGCGACATCATCAAGGAAGGAATCGAGGCACAACACCGTGCTAAATCTTCCGTCGAAGCGGAGGCACGCGTCGATCAGTTGCTGGAGCAGGTCGGTCTTCCCGTCGAGGCGAAGCAGCGCTACCCACACGAGTTCTCCGGCGGCCAGCGGCAGCGGATCTGCATCGCGCGGGCCCTCGCCGTCGATCCGAAGGTGATCGTCTGTGATGAGCCGACAAGCGCGCTCGATGTTTCGGTCCAGGCGCAGATTCTGAACCTTCTGAAAGAACTCCAGGAACGGCTGGGGCTCGCTTATCTTTTCATCACGCATAATCTCTCTGTGGTGGAATACTTCGCTCATGAGGTCGCCGTGATGTATCTCGGCCGGATCGTCGAGTATGGTCCGGTGGAAGCGGTCTTGAACAATCCCCAGCACCCCTACACCCGCGCCCTCCTCTCCGCCGTCCCGCAGGTCGACGCTGATAAAAAGCGAGCCATCCTCCGCCTGGAAGGAGAGATCCCCTCCCCCGTCCACCCGCCGAAAGGCTGCCACTTTCACCCCCGCTGCCCGGAAGTGATAGCGGTCTGCCGCGAGACCTATCCCGGAGAGATCGAACGGAGCACCCGGCATACCGTACGGTGTCATCTGTATTCGAATAACGGTCCTTGA
- a CDS encoding YHS domain-containing protein: MSRDPVCGVLIDEKLSTSLKYEGRKYYFCSDSCRKHFHEIPEKYLLIKAA; this comes from the coding sequence ATGAGCCGAGATCCTGTTTGCGGGGTCCTGATCGACGAAAAACTTTCAACCTCGCTGAAATATGAGGGGAGAAAATATTATTTCTGCAGCGACTCGTGCCGGAAACATTTCCACGAGATACCGGAGAAATATCTCCTGATCAAAGCGGCCTAA
- a CDS encoding ABC transporter permease, with amino-acid sequence MPILPVVLWTDALVFVLLAAAIGFGLYASRREPLRAPWRQIRRRPVAMAAMVILLAYVGIGLIDSIHFKKRLPATEAGQATQYSPEVLSLLDVMTDRLRKNTERTYSAPLATHAYAKETVEMPDGTQARVFPRLRFGGAHLADPEKEWSQDVAFTALQGGLLGLVAALIVNVHFLFLLSRRHGMEPGAMAQAILKGKTDTAWRATLGTITFMMIVAGIAWSLSTRYHLFGTDKVGQDVLYLSLKAIRTGLVIGTVTTLVMLPFAVLLGIAAGYFRGWVDDVIQYIYTTLSSVPGVLLIAAAVLILQVYMDQNADAFTSVTRRADVRLLFLCIILGVTGWIGLCRLLRGETLKLREMDYVQAATALGVGSWRIILRHILPNVMHIVLISVVLDFSGLVLAEAVLSYVGVGVDPAMISWGNMINSARMEMAREPIVWWSLIAAFVFMFGLVLSANLFSDAVRDALDPRLRGRA; translated from the coding sequence ATGCCGATCCTCCCGGTGGTGCTCTGGACCGACGCCTTGGTCTTTGTTCTGTTGGCCGCCGCCATCGGTTTCGGCCTTTACGCTTCGCGGCGCGAGCCGCTGCGCGCCCCCTGGCGGCAGATCCGCCGGCGTCCGGTGGCGATGGCGGCGATGGTCATCCTGCTCGCCTACGTCGGCATCGGCCTCATCGATTCGATTCATTTCAAAAAACGGCTGCCGGCCACCGAGGCGGGGCAGGCGACGCAATATTCTCCGGAGGTACTCTCGCTACTCGACGTCATGACCGACCGGCTTCGGAAAAATACCGAGCGGACCTACTCCGCCCCCCTCGCCACCCATGCCTATGCAAAAGAAACGGTCGAGATGCCGGACGGCACCCAGGCGCGCGTCTTTCCCAGGCTGCGCTTCGGCGGGGCGCATCTTGCCGATCCGGAGAAGGAGTGGTCTCAGGATGTGGCCTTCACCGCGCTCCAGGGGGGACTCCTCGGCCTCGTCGCGGCCCTCATCGTGAACGTTCATTTTCTCTTCCTCCTCAGCCGGCGTCATGGCATGGAGCCGGGAGCGATGGCGCAGGCGATTTTGAAGGGAAAGACCGACACCGCCTGGCGGGCCACACTCGGAACGATCACTTTTATGATGATTGTGGCCGGCATCGCCTGGTCGCTCAGCACCCGATATCATCTTTTCGGAACCGATAAGGTGGGGCAGGATGTTCTCTACCTCTCGCTCAAGGCGATCCGGACCGGATTGGTCATCGGGACGGTGACGACGCTGGTGATGCTTCCTTTCGCCGTGCTGTTGGGAATTGCCGCCGGTTACTTCCGGGGATGGGTCGATGATGTCATTCAATACATCTACACCACCCTCAGCTCGGTGCCGGGGGTCTTGCTGATTGCCGCGGCGGTCTTGATCCTCCAGGTCTACATGGATCAGAACGCCGACGCCTTCACCAGCGTCACACGGCGGGCCGATGTTCGCCTTCTTTTTCTCTGCATTATTCTGGGGGTGACCGGTTGGATCGGCCTCTGCCGCCTCTTGCGCGGGGAGACGCTGAAGCTGCGGGAGATGGATTATGTTCAGGCCGCGACCGCATTGGGGGTGGGGAGCTGGCGGATCATCCTCCGGCACATCCTGCCGAACGTGATGCATATCGTCCTGATCTCGGTCGTCCTCGACTTCAGCGGCCTGGTCCTCGCCGAGGCGGTGCTGTCGTACGTCGGGGTCGGCGTCGATCCGGCGATGATCTCCTGGGGGAATATGATCAACAGCGCCCGGATGGAGATGGCGCGAGAGCCGATCGTCTGGTGGTCGCTGATCGCCGCCTTCGTCTTCATGTTCGGATTGGTCTTGTCGGCGAATCTTTTCTCCGACGCGGTGCGCGATGCGTTGGACCCGCGGTTGAGAGGGCGCGCATGA
- the speD gene encoding adenosylmethionine decarboxylase yields MELKDCNSKILNDVKKIEDILVTAAKEAKATIIESRFHKFSPFGISGVVVIAESHLTIHTWPEYGYAAVDIFTCGETLQPSVAASYIVAKLQSKNPSLVEMKRGLLSLGDQKLPHKPVKGEPVHYDRAKELQMVP; encoded by the coding sequence GTGGAGTTGAAAGACTGCAACTCCAAGATTTTGAATGACGTGAAGAAGATCGAAGACATTCTGGTTACTGCGGCGAAGGAAGCGAAAGCAACCATCATTGAAAGTCGGTTCCACAAATTCAGCCCCTTTGGAATCAGCGGAGTGGTCGTGATTGCAGAATCCCACCTGACCATCCACACATGGCCCGAGTACGGCTATGCGGCCGTTGATATTTTTACCTGCGGCGAAACGCTTCAACCCTCCGTCGCCGCCTCTTACATTGTCGCAAAATTACAATCGAAGAACCCCTCTCTGGTTGAAATGAAGAGAGGCTTGCTTTCCTTGGGCGACCAGAAGTTGCCTCACAAGCCGGTTAAAGGAGAGCCTGTTCATTATGACCGAGCCAAAGAGCTACAAATGGTTCCTTGA
- a CDS encoding peptide-binding protein: MKFRNPKTFQSNFARVSLSVLILASIWSCTQPKAPKNPTALAEASIGEPKRLIPMLASDSASVDIASLVFNGLVKYDKNIRLVGDLAESFEMTPDCRQATFHLRKGVKWHDGREFTADDVLFTYQQVIDPKIATPYSSNFETVEKVEKIDPHTVRVSYRVPFAPGLESWGMGMIPKHLLEGKDLNNDPFNRNPVGTGPFRFSEWVTGQKVVVKTNADYFEGKPEIEEYIYRLIPDTATQFLELKALNIDMMTLSPVQYQKQTDDRFFKTEFNKFKYPALSYTYLGYNLRDPKFSDKRVRQALTHAINKDAIIQGVLFGLGKPATGPYIPESWAFNPNLKDLEYNPEKAKALLAEAGWSPDKDGLLKKEGAPFAFTLLTNQGNAERAKAAEIIQQGLREIGIQVEIRVLEWQTLLHQFIDKKQFEAIIMGWGVGLDPDIYAIWHSSKTKEGEFNFISYQNPRADDLLTQGRETCNQEERKKIYQELHRLIAEDQPYTFLYYPMALPIVHKRFKGIEPSPIGIQYNLPQWKISGNHAER; encoded by the coding sequence ATGAAATTCCGGAACCCAAAAACGTTTCAATCTAATTTCGCAAGGGTCTCTCTTTCCGTTTTGATTCTGGCCTCGATCTGGAGCTGCACGCAGCCGAAAGCGCCGAAGAACCCCACTGCACTGGCCGAGGCGTCGATCGGCGAGCCGAAACGGCTCATCCCGATGCTCGCCTCCGACAGCGCTTCGGTCGACATCGCCAGCCTGGTCTTCAACGGCCTGGTGAAGTATGACAAAAACATCCGCTTGGTCGGCGATCTCGCCGAGTCGTTTGAGATGACCCCCGATTGCCGACAGGCGACCTTTCATCTGCGGAAAGGGGTGAAATGGCACGACGGCCGGGAGTTCACCGCCGACGACGTCCTCTTCACCTATCAACAGGTCATCGATCCGAAAATCGCCACCCCCTACAGCAGCAACTTCGAAACGGTGGAGAAGGTCGAGAAGATCGACCCGCACACGGTTCGGGTCAGTTATCGGGTGCCGTTTGCCCCCGGTCTGGAAAGCTGGGGGATGGGGATGATTCCGAAACATCTCCTTGAGGGAAAAGATCTCAACAACGATCCGTTCAACCGCAATCCGGTGGGCACCGGTCCGTTTCGGTTTTCGGAGTGGGTGACGGGGCAGAAGGTCGTCGTCAAGACCAATGCCGACTACTTCGAGGGAAAACCGGAAATCGAGGAGTACATCTACCGGCTCATTCCCGATACGGCGACCCAATTTCTGGAATTAAAGGCGCTGAATATCGACATGATGACCCTCTCTCCGGTCCAATACCAGAAGCAGACGGACGACCGCTTCTTTAAAACCGAATTCAACAAATTCAAATACCCGGCGTTGAGTTATACCTATCTCGGCTACAACCTGCGGGACCCCAAATTTTCGGACAAGCGGGTGCGCCAGGCGCTCACGCATGCCATCAACAAGGATGCAATCATCCAGGGGGTCCTCTTCGGCCTCGGCAAGCCGGCCACCGGCCCCTACATCCCCGAGTCGTGGGCCTTTAACCCGAACCTAAAAGACCTTGAATACAACCCCGAGAAAGCAAAGGCCCTCTTGGCCGAAGCCGGCTGGAGTCCCGACAAGGACGGCCTTCTCAAAAAAGAGGGGGCGCCGTTCGCCTTCACCCTCCTGACCAATCAAGGGAATGCGGAGCGGGCAAAGGCGGCGGAGATCATCCAACAGGGCTTGAGAGAGATCGGCATTCAGGTGGAGATCCGGGTCTTGGAATGGCAAACACTGCTGCACCAATTTATCGATAAAAAGCAATTTGAAGCGATCATCATGGGCTGGGGGGTGGGGCTCGATCCCGATATTTACGCCATCTGGCACTCCAGCAAAACCAAAGAGGGGGAGTTCAATTTCATTTCCTACCAAAACCCCCGGGCCGATGACCTCCTGACCCAGGGACGGGAAACCTGCAATCAGGAAGAACGGAAAAAAATTTATCAGGAGCTGCACCGGTTGATCGCGGAAGACCAGCCTTACACCTTCTTATATTACCCGATGGCCCTGCCGATTGTTCACAAGCGATTCAAAGGGATCGAGCCTTCGCCGATCGGGATCCAATACAACCTTCCTCAGTGGAAAATCTCCGGGAACCACGCGGAGCGGTAA
- the speE gene encoding polyamine aminopropyltransferase, with the protein MTEPKSYKWFLDYLSPFEGHMHGIDTIVFSKQTQFQQVEILDTKSYGRCLVLDGKMQSSEVDEFIYHEALVHPAMLTHPEPKKVFIVGGGEGATLREILRHRSVERVLMVDIDQEVVESCKRHLPQWHQGSFEDPRAEIRYLDARKYLEETTDTYDIIIIDISEPVEEGPAYLLYTKEFYSLVMERLTANGMISLQAGTTAATSLLNFSAVYQTLRTVFPVVSPYQASIPSFGLPWGFALASKRFDPRTFDQNEIDRRISQRVEGELKYYDGETHVGQFYLPKQVRIQMEKQERIIEDNYPLFTYH; encoded by the coding sequence ATGACCGAGCCAAAGAGCTACAAATGGTTCCTTGATTACCTCTCCCCGTTTGAAGGGCACATGCATGGAATCGACACGATCGTCTTTTCCAAGCAGACCCAATTTCAGCAGGTAGAGATTCTGGATACCAAAAGCTACGGACGTTGTCTGGTCCTCGACGGCAAGATGCAGTCGAGCGAGGTGGACGAGTTCATTTATCATGAAGCGCTGGTCCACCCCGCGATGCTCACCCATCCGGAGCCGAAGAAGGTCTTCATCGTCGGCGGGGGCGAAGGGGCGACCCTCCGGGAGATCCTCCGGCATCGATCGGTCGAGCGGGTCTTGATGGTCGATATCGATCAAGAGGTGGTGGAGAGTTGCAAGCGCCACCTCCCTCAGTGGCACCAAGGATCGTTTGAGGATCCCCGTGCGGAGATTCGCTATCTCGATGCGCGAAAATATCTGGAGGAAACCACCGACACCTACGATATCATCATCATCGACATCTCCGAGCCGGTCGAAGAAGGCCCCGCGTACCTTCTCTACACAAAAGAATTCTACAGCCTGGTGATGGAGCGCCTTACTGCAAACGGAATGATCTCCCTTCAGGCCGGCACCACCGCCGCCACCAGCCTGCTGAATTTCTCCGCCGTCTACCAGACCCTCCGGACCGTTTTCCCCGTCGTTTCCCCCTACCAGGCTTCCATCCCCTCGTTCGGCCTTCCCTGGGGCTTCGCCTTGGCCTCGAAGCGGTTCGATCCAAGGACGTTTGATCAGAATGAAATTGACCGGCGCATTTCTCAGCGGGTGGAGGGTGAGCTGAAGTATTATGATGGGGAAACCCACGTCGGCCAGTTCTATCTTCCGAAGCAGGTCCGGATTCAGATGGAGAAACAAGAGCGGATCATCGAAGACAACTATCCGCTGTTCACGTACCATTGA
- a CDS encoding ABC transporter permease, whose protein sequence is MAHFLFQRFWQLLITLFGITLLTFGIMHLAPGDPTDLQTTLNPKVSAQAKENLRRLYGLDRPLHIQYLDWLRRFVTLDLGRSFVDGEPVSRKILERLPVTVTINLLTLAVIVLVAFPIGILSATRQYSWMDKATTLFVYIGFSLPSFWLALLLMLLFGVSLGWLPLSGYQSLTAAQLSPLERLIDWARHLILPVLTASLIGLAGYSRYLRSEMLEVIRQDYIQTARAKGLSERQVIYKHALRNALIPVVTLMGLELPTLIGGSVIIETIFAIPGIGQLSFQSVLARDYPVIMGLTVFAAALTLIGNLLADLSYAWVNPRIRVS, encoded by the coding sequence ATGGCCCATTTTCTCTTCCAACGGTTTTGGCAGCTCCTCATTACCCTCTTTGGAATCACGCTTCTGACCTTCGGCATCATGCATCTGGCGCCGGGAGACCCGACCGATCTTCAAACGACCCTTAATCCTAAAGTATCGGCGCAAGCCAAAGAAAACTTAAGAAGGCTTTACGGACTGGACCGGCCGCTTCACATCCAATACCTCGATTGGCTGCGGCGCTTCGTCACGTTGGATCTCGGCCGCTCCTTTGTCGATGGAGAGCCGGTCTCTCGGAAGATCCTGGAGCGGCTGCCGGTGACGGTGACGATCAACCTGCTGACCCTGGCGGTGATTGTCCTGGTCGCCTTTCCGATCGGCATTCTCTCGGCGACGCGCCAATACTCGTGGATGGACAAGGCCACCACCCTCTTTGTTTATATCGGGTTTTCCCTCCCCAGTTTCTGGCTGGCCCTGCTGCTGATGCTTCTCTTCGGCGTTTCTCTCGGATGGCTTCCCCTCTCCGGATACCAATCGCTCACGGCGGCGCAGCTCTCCCCGCTCGAACGGTTGATCGACTGGGCGCGTCATCTGATCTTGCCGGTCCTGACCGCTTCGCTCATCGGCCTGGCCGGGTATTCGCGGTATCTTCGATCGGAAATGCTGGAGGTGATTCGTCAGGACTATATCCAAACGGCCCGGGCGAAGGGGCTCTCCGAGCGGCAGGTGATTTACAAACACGCGCTCCGGAACGCGTTGATCCCGGTTGTCACGTTGATGGGGCTGGAGCTGCCGACATTGATCGGCGGGAGCGTCATTATCGAAACGATCTTTGCCATTCCGGGGATCGGGCAGCTCTCCTTTCAGTCGGTGTTGGCGCGCGATTACCCGGTGATTATGGGTCTGACGGTCTTTGCCGCGGCGCTGACATTAATCGGCAACCTTCTCGCCGATCTTTCATACGCCTGGGTCAATCCGAGGATACGCGTTTCGTGA
- a CDS encoding aminotransferase class I/II-fold pyridoxal phosphate-dependent enzyme, which produces MIDQEQFKTPLFDAMVSLAESRKVSFHTPGHKSGKGISTRFRKFVGPKIFSIDLTTLDEVDSLQKPKGVIKEAQELAAKAYGADRSFFLVNGTTGGNHAMILAACGPRDKVLVARNAHKSVLAGLIFSGAEPIFFSPAVDDNLKLTLNVTYETTLRAIDAHPEAKALFLTSPNYYGICADLERIIPYAHSKGLVVMVDEAHGPHLKFHPDLPISGVEAGADLVVQSTHKIIGGMTQASMLHAQGPRVDMTTLAQVLRFVQSTSPSYILMASLDLARMQMATEGEKLLDKAIKLAAEARSKINRIPGVSCFDKAMVKNPLFSPMGDFDITKLTITVRDLGLTGYQASQILNNKYHIQVEMADPFNVLVIVSIGDRRDDLNRLVDALRDMSKEYHGKPSQSSFIAEVSLPPFGKAGQMTPREAFFRDYRYAPLDESGGLISSEIITVYPPGIPLLVPGEIVTQEVIDYIRKMDRLGATVDGLNASNSTIAVVKQ; this is translated from the coding sequence ATGATAGACCAAGAGCAGTTTAAGACCCCCCTTTTCGACGCGATGGTGTCGCTGGCGGAGAGCCGGAAGGTCTCCTTTCACACCCCCGGCCACAAGAGCGGCAAGGGGATTTCGACCCGCTTCCGGAAGTTTGTCGGGCCGAAGATCTTCTCGATCGATCTCACCACCCTCGACGAAGTCGACTCCCTCCAAAAACCAAAAGGGGTGATCAAAGAAGCGCAGGAGCTCGCCGCGAAGGCCTACGGCGCCGACCGCTCGTTCTTTCTGGTCAACGGCACCACCGGCGGCAACCATGCGATGATCCTGGCCGCCTGCGGCCCGCGGGACAAGGTTTTGGTCGCCCGCAACGCGCACAAATCGGTGTTGGCCGGCCTGATCTTCTCCGGCGCGGAGCCGATTTTCTTCTCCCCGGCGGTCGATGACAATTTAAAACTGACCCTCAACGTCACCTACGAAACGACCCTCCGGGCGATCGATGCCCATCCCGAGGCGAAGGCCCTCTTCCTCACCAGCCCCAATTATTACGGCATCTGCGCCGATCTGGAGCGGATTATCCCGTATGCCCATTCAAAAGGGCTGGTGGTCATGGTCGACGAGGCGCACGGGCCGCATCTGAAATTCCACCCCGACCTGCCGATCTCCGGGGTCGAGGCGGGGGCCGATTTGGTCGTCCAGAGCACCCACAAGATTATCGGCGGGATGACGCAAGCGTCGATGCTTCATGCGCAGGGGCCGCGGGTCGACATGACGACGCTGGCACAGGTGCTCCGCTTCGTTCAGAGCACCAGCCCCTCGTACATTCTGATGGCGTCGTTGGATCTGGCCCGGATGCAGATGGCGACGGAGGGGGAGAAGCTGCTCGACAAGGCGATCAAGCTCGCCGCCGAAGCGCGCAGCAAGATCAATCGGATTCCCGGCGTCTCCTGCTTCGACAAAGCGATGGTGAAAAATCCTCTCTTCTCGCCGATGGGCGATTTCGACATCACCAAGCTGACGATCACCGTCCGGGATCTCGGCCTCACCGGCTATCAGGCCTCGCAGATTCTCAACAACAAGTATCACATCCAGGTCGAGATGGCCGATCCGTTCAATGTGTTGGTCATCGTCAGCATCGGCGACCGGCGGGACGATCTTAATCGTCTGGTCGATGCGCTGCGCGACATGTCGAAGGAGTATCACGGCAAGCCGAGCCAATCGAGTTTCATTGCCGAGGTCAGCCTTCCTCCGTTCGGCAAGGCGGGCCAGATGACGCCGCGCGAGGCCTTCTTCCGCGATTACCGCTACGCTCCGCTCGATGAGAGCGGCGGCCTGATCAGCTCCGAAATCATCACCGTCTACCCCCCCGGCATCCCCCTCCTCGTCCCCGGCGAGATCGTGACCCAAGAGGTCATCGACTACATCCGCAAAATGGACCGCCTCGGCGCCACTGTGGATGGGCTCAATGCGTCGAACAGCACCATTGCGGTGGTGAAGCAGTAG